One region of Skermanella mucosa genomic DNA includes:
- a CDS encoding CsbD family protein — protein MNRDQIAGAAKDIKGDIKKEIGDLTGNQALRDEGSLDKAEGKIQKGAGNLKDKL, from the coding sequence ATGAATCGGGACCAGATCGCCGGCGCGGCAAAAGACATCAAAGGCGACATCAAGAAGGAGATCGGGGATTTGACCGGCAACCAAGCCTTGAGGGATGAGGGAAGCCTAGATAAGGCCGAAGGCAAGATCCAGAAGGGCGCCGGAAATCTCAAGGACAAACTATAG